The following coding sequences lie in one Balneola vulgaris DSM 17893 genomic window:
- a CDS encoding SPOR domain-containing protein, producing the protein MNLTSVTKNFLFVAIILLCSGFVSPIVAQEDSEDIEVYLSFRHRGVINTVVISYYKDDRFFLPITELFSLFQIEAKQTGLVTTGRFSSEQIPYTIDLGRQFIKFGNQTFELTTDDFLVKELDNYLPPSIYKDIFGLEFTIDFNNLTLDLETNTELPLIQKRLREQKRKLVDSNLKEQTFYPLRKGKTWSLLNGGAVDYSLTSYNSNQASTYNFNTSIGLQLAGGDLEGSIFGRYTNDELITDTDNLRWRYIFRNNHYLTKVTAGQTNMDGVLMNPYTGIRITNEPIENRRLFDEFEIRGSTFPQSEVEVYLNNALIDYAEADEMGNYRFLAPLYYGSSQLNLKIYGPTGQIIERSNRIQVPFSFTPKGELNYIINAGILENPLFGSTEKPLAAQGNISYGVTNWLTAKIGSEYYDEGLEKDAPVFTSTLSARLNSNYILTLEGVTDAYYRGNLNAVFANAASFNLDYTNYINDFGIFNSSGNTKQLITSVFYPILIQNIPLNIRWSTFTRYRPESQTTSLRFDLSTRLRKFNIRMGYSDRLVDTYNPIEASQTSSIESSVTYNVSRNPNLPAIIRGTFLRTQLIYLPKLNEVESAQFLLSRSIFQTGRIQFSYGRNFFSNFNAFRFSLVLDFNKARSNTTFSSLKDNTSITQNIRGSVGYDTNYNNFLISSRNQVGRSGAAIKLFVDNDNNGRFDKEIDDPIEEGSVRIGRSGSSSIRKNGILYYTQMQPYYQYNMVMNKSSIKNPMLVPEEEEFSIITDPNTFKKIELPFYMSGVIEGVVERLYSDGQRGGLGGLKLNLVAKNRDFTQELRTFSDGSFYAYEIPPGEYEIAIDGGQLEILKANAKPRILNFEVQAIADGDFVEGLNFLVIPEGLEELVEPDTVLSTSIGNAPETTPSNVTSTTFNYSIAVESLTLNECRYGLQLGAYSTLNKAVELSMSAKSIDAYVLYNAERNLYAIRSGLYQNLSLASDYAIKASNSVFPDVSVVNQCYGNVASSFIPGKSLYYLQFGAFSSKERSQNFDRLLNERYGISSIITQDPNDNLFKVKLGPFTTSLEAVKERAIYLKNPIVNDIYISKEDAIEFVTVDFEYRLLFGEFDNIDNAILYAKQLSNSFQVTAKVVIDERESITLVTDQNMTDWDKVLKLRDELRKNVTFRTPVIQLIEKVVQ; encoded by the coding sequence GTGAACCTAACCAGTGTCACAAAGAACTTTCTTTTTGTAGCTATAATCCTATTATGCTCTGGATTTGTATCTCCGATAGTTGCTCAAGAAGATTCTGAAGACATTGAAGTTTATTTATCCTTCCGTCATCGTGGCGTAATAAACACTGTAGTAATCTCTTACTACAAAGATGACCGCTTTTTTTTACCAATCACTGAATTATTTAGTCTCTTTCAGATAGAAGCTAAACAAACAGGTCTTGTTACTACTGGTAGATTTTCATCCGAGCAGATCCCATATACCATTGATTTAGGAAGACAGTTTATTAAGTTCGGTAACCAAACTTTTGAACTTACAACGGATGATTTTTTAGTTAAGGAACTCGACAATTACCTTCCCCCCAGTATCTATAAAGACATATTTGGCTTAGAATTCACCATTGATTTCAACAATCTTACTTTAGATTTAGAAACCAATACCGAGCTTCCACTCATTCAAAAACGTCTTAGGGAGCAGAAAAGAAAGCTTGTAGATTCTAATTTAAAAGAACAGACCTTTTATCCACTTAGAAAGGGAAAAACTTGGAGTTTATTGAACGGCGGAGCTGTTGATTATTCCCTAACCTCTTATAATTCCAACCAAGCAAGTACCTATAACTTCAATACGAGCATTGGGCTTCAGTTAGCAGGTGGTGATTTAGAAGGAAGTATTTTTGGTAGATATACAAATGATGAGCTGATTACAGATACCGATAATCTTCGATGGAGATACATCTTTCGTAATAACCATTATTTAACAAAAGTAACAGCTGGCCAAACCAATATGGATGGGGTCTTAATGAATCCATATACCGGCATAAGAATTACCAATGAACCAATCGAAAATCGTAGGCTTTTTGATGAATTTGAAATTCGAGGTTCAACATTCCCACAATCAGAAGTGGAAGTATATCTCAATAATGCTTTAATCGATTATGCCGAAGCTGATGAAATGGGTAATTATCGATTCTTGGCACCACTTTATTATGGATCATCTCAATTAAATCTTAAAATATATGGGCCAACAGGACAGATTATTGAGCGATCGAACCGAATTCAAGTCCCCTTTTCATTCACTCCTAAAGGTGAATTGAATTATATCATCAATGCAGGGATCCTAGAAAATCCTCTTTTTGGAAGTACAGAGAAACCCCTAGCCGCCCAAGGGAATATCAGTTATGGTGTTACAAATTGGTTGACCGCCAAAATTGGCTCTGAGTACTATGATGAAGGGCTAGAAAAAGATGCTCCCGTATTCACTTCTACCCTATCTGCCCGTTTAAACAGCAATTACATACTCACACTAGAAGGCGTTACTGATGCTTACTATAGAGGAAATTTAAATGCTGTATTTGCCAATGCCGCTAGTTTCAACTTAGACTACACTAATTACATCAACGATTTTGGGATATTCAACTCTTCAGGGAACACAAAACAATTAATCACCTCGGTATTCTATCCTATACTTATCCAAAATATTCCATTAAATATTCGATGGTCTACCTTTACTCGTTATAGACCTGAATCGCAAACAACATCTTTACGATTTGATCTAAGTACGCGTCTTAGAAAATTCAATATTCGAATGGGTTATAGTGACCGCTTGGTTGACACATATAACCCTATTGAGGCGTCCCAAACATCTAGTATTGAATCGTCGGTTACTTATAATGTATCTCGAAACCCTAATTTACCTGCTATTATTCGTGGTACTTTTTTAAGAACACAATTGATTTATCTGCCCAAATTAAATGAAGTGGAATCCGCACAATTTTTACTCTCACGAAGTATTTTCCAAACTGGACGAATTCAATTTTCTTATGGTCGAAACTTCTTTAGTAATTTCAATGCCTTCAGGTTTAGCTTAGTATTAGATTTTAATAAAGCTCGTTCAAACACCACCTTCTCATCTCTTAAAGACAATACGAGCATCACTCAGAATATTAGAGGTTCTGTAGGTTACGATACTAACTACAACAACTTTTTAATATCCAGTAGAAACCAAGTTGGACGTTCAGGAGCTGCTATTAAGCTCTTTGTGGATAACGATAATAATGGAAGATTCGATAAAGAAATAGATGATCCTATTGAAGAAGGTAGCGTAAGAATAGGGCGTTCTGGATCTTCATCTATTAGAAAAAATGGAATTCTCTATTACACGCAGATGCAGCCTTATTACCAATACAACATGGTGATGAATAAGAGCTCTATCAAAAACCCAATGTTAGTACCTGAAGAAGAAGAATTTTCGATTATAACAGACCCAAACACTTTTAAGAAGATAGAACTACCCTTTTATATGTCGGGCGTGATAGAGGGCGTGGTAGAGCGTTTATATTCAGATGGCCAACGTGGTGGGCTTGGTGGTTTAAAATTAAATCTGGTAGCAAAAAATCGTGATTTCACACAGGAATTGAGAACTTTTTCCGATGGTAGTTTTTACGCCTATGAAATACCACCTGGTGAATATGAAATTGCTATTGATGGTGGCCAATTAGAAATCCTTAAAGCCAACGCTAAGCCTAGAATATTAAATTTTGAAGTACAGGCAATTGCGGATGGCGATTTCGTTGAAGGCCTTAACTTCTTAGTAATACCAGAAGGACTTGAAGAACTAGTGGAACCAGACACCGTTCTTTCTACAAGTATTGGAAATGCCCCTGAAACTACACCTTCAAACGTAACATCTACTACTTTCAACTATTCTATTGCCGTTGAATCACTCACACTTAACGAATGTAGATATGGACTTCAATTAGGAGCTTATAGCACGCTAAATAAAGCAGTAGAACTATCTATGTCGGCTAAAAGCATTGATGCTTACGTACTCTACAATGCAGAGCGAAATTTATATGCTATAAGAAGTGGTTTATATCAAAACTTGAGTTTAGCCTCCGATTATGCAATAAAAGCTAGCAATTCGGTATTCCCTGATGTATCGGTTGTAAATCAGTGTTACGGGAATGTAGCCTCTAGCTTTATACCGGGTAAATCATTGTATTATTTACAATTCGGAGCCTTTTCAAGCAAAGAAAGATCACAAAATTTTGACAGGCTGTTGAATGAACGATATGGTATCTCTAGCATCATAACTCAAGATCCTAACGACAACCTATTCAAGGTAAAACTTGGGCCATTCACTACGTCACTTGAAGCAGTGAAAGAACGAGCTATCTACCTAAAGAACCCAATAGTGAACGACATCTATATTTCAAAAGAAGATGCTATAGAATTTGTAACGGTTGATTTTGAGTATCGCTTACTATTTGGGGAATTCGATAATATAGACAATGCCATTCTTTACGCTAAACAGTTATCGAATAGCTTTCAGGTTACTGCAAAAGTAGTAATTGATGAGCGCGAGAGTATCACTCTGGTAACCGATCAGAATATGACCGATTGGGATAAAGTACTCAAACTCCGAGATGAGCTTAGGAAAAATGTTACTTTCCGTACCCCTGTAATTCAGCTTATTGAGAAAGTAGTTCAATAA